A genomic window from Rhodococcus sp. KBS0724 includes:
- a CDS encoding condensation domain-containing protein, whose protein sequence is MKGNSDRRQAFGTSRDRRSPRQGQLSVLSPQQQELLDAQQSRPDVPLTVSHYVDAVGRVDLEALNAASSLASREFGCQSLLQTQNAVLRHVDQRGSNSFEIVDLRAEADPGSAARNWMQGESASPMDPSTEHLAQWAVLVLADEHWYWYARAHRIALDVAGARSMMIRAAEIYTALVANSTPDPAESARPMVDTEVAYRVSKRWSQDQKYWDATLAGAPVRTSLAAETAIAVALPGVRSGTVPRHVIASLEDIAEAESVSLSTVLIASFALYFGRMTGSGDVVLRIPMPAPTSSTARVTGVDASNIVPLRVMIDPHCRVGELVRAVKVELVGALRHRRYRDQQLLHAPILTLNLFPSGITLGDALGVLHVASGGPVDDLEVTLSALSETSGIQVDFAAHPDLYSEESLTGHHRSFCEFLAMIGSGDAEIHVADVDPRADTAQDPIGLQARNLSYWRETLSTPAPSLGLTPAPTGERSSAQIVISPQLYRGLESLAASMCTSMFVLYHAAVAGLLRRRSSSSEVSIGIPVRGYGAPRPDTFASMYAHHVVLRSSIDTAESLTRLIERTDDAVVDALIHADIRLSSVAAALDARRSLDYGPLFRTLVFAQTPMDTHPRFRAVMGGLPVGFELAEMPELYFALPTRGGNTRAVGYLDCIAPPKQARDLAFGFARILGAMVEDSRLPLGLVDLPRQGV, encoded by the coding sequence GTGAAAGGCAACTCCGATAGGCGACAAGCATTCGGAACCTCGCGTGATCGCCGGTCGCCTCGTCAGGGTCAACTCAGCGTGCTTTCGCCGCAACAGCAGGAACTCCTTGATGCGCAGCAGTCTCGACCCGACGTGCCACTTACTGTCAGCCACTACGTCGACGCAGTAGGAAGAGTGGACCTCGAGGCCCTGAATGCGGCTAGTTCACTGGCAAGCCGTGAATTCGGATGCCAATCGCTGCTGCAGACACAGAATGCCGTCCTGCGTCACGTCGATCAGCGGGGCTCGAATTCGTTCGAAATAGTCGACCTGCGAGCCGAGGCGGATCCGGGCTCCGCGGCCCGGAACTGGATGCAGGGCGAATCGGCTAGTCCGATGGACCCGTCCACTGAACACCTGGCACAGTGGGCCGTTCTCGTTCTCGCTGACGAGCACTGGTATTGGTATGCCCGAGCGCATCGCATCGCACTTGATGTCGCCGGTGCGCGATCGATGATGATTCGAGCGGCCGAGATCTACACCGCTCTCGTAGCGAATTCGACTCCTGATCCGGCAGAATCAGCTCGCCCGATGGTCGATACCGAGGTCGCCTACCGGGTGTCGAAGCGTTGGAGCCAGGATCAGAAGTACTGGGACGCAACGCTTGCGGGCGCGCCGGTCCGGACGTCGCTGGCTGCTGAAACCGCGATCGCAGTTGCGTTGCCCGGCGTCCGATCCGGAACTGTTCCGCGACATGTCATTGCCTCTCTGGAGGACATCGCAGAAGCCGAGAGCGTGAGCCTGTCCACTGTGCTCATCGCATCGTTTGCCTTGTACTTCGGACGTATGACGGGCTCCGGCGACGTTGTTCTGCGAATCCCGATGCCGGCGCCGACGTCGTCGACGGCTCGGGTGACCGGTGTTGATGCGTCGAATATCGTCCCGCTGCGCGTGATGATCGATCCGCATTGCAGAGTTGGCGAATTGGTGCGGGCAGTCAAAGTCGAACTGGTGGGTGCGCTTCGCCACCGGCGATACCGTGACCAGCAACTGCTTCACGCACCGATTCTGACGCTGAATCTGTTTCCATCTGGAATCACTCTTGGTGACGCGCTGGGTGTGCTGCATGTTGCGTCCGGCGGTCCGGTGGACGATCTGGAGGTCACGCTGTCCGCGCTCTCCGAAACGAGCGGGATTCAGGTCGATTTTGCCGCCCATCCTGATCTGTACTCCGAGGAATCACTCACCGGGCACCACCGCAGTTTTTGCGAATTTCTCGCAATGATCGGTTCCGGTGACGCAGAAATCCATGTGGCAGATGTCGATCCGCGAGCCGACACGGCACAAGATCCAATCGGGTTGCAGGCCCGTAACTTGTCGTATTGGCGTGAGACGCTCTCGACTCCCGCGCCTTCCTTGGGGTTGACTCCGGCCCCTACCGGAGAGCGCTCGTCGGCACAGATCGTCATTTCCCCGCAGCTGTATCGAGGACTCGAATCGCTGGCAGCATCGATGTGCACCAGCATGTTTGTGCTGTACCACGCGGCCGTCGCTGGTTTGCTGCGTCGACGCAGTTCGTCGTCGGAAGTCTCGATCGGGATTCCAGTACGAGGGTATGGTGCGCCGCGCCCGGACACTTTCGCCTCGATGTACGCCCATCACGTGGTACTTCGTTCGAGCATCGATACGGCGGAGAGTTTGACCCGGTTGATCGAGCGGACCGACGACGCTGTTGTCGACGCGTTGATTCACGCGGATATCCGGTTGTCCTCGGTGGCGGCTGCACTGGATGCGCGTCGTTCGCTCGATTACGGGCCGCTGTTCAGGACACTGGTGTTCGCGCAGACGCCGATGGACACTCATCCGCGATTCCGGGCCGTGATGGGCGGGCTACCTGTCGGATTCGAACTCGCCGAAATGCCGGAACTGTATTTCGCGCTCCCGACTCGGGGGGGAAACACTCGCGCGGTAGGCTATTTGGATTGCATTGCTCCACCGAAGCAGGCGCGCGACCTCGCCTTCGGGTTTGCGCGAATACTTGGTGCAATGGTCGAGGATTCACGCCTGCCGCTCGGTCTGGTAGATCTTCCGCGCCAGGGCGTGTGA